The Astyanax mexicanus isolate ESR-SI-001 chromosome 24, AstMex3_surface, whole genome shotgun sequence genome has a segment encoding these proteins:
- the barx1 gene encoding homeobox protein BarH-like 1 — MMHHPLEIGGHYYPADHRSHRYRSFMIEEILTDHPDDTVSPPSGDLLKFGVHALLSARPYPNHLVLKADQSGMLKFPVSPLSCQLGAPLGSALLSGASATHHLPLDLHLRGKLEAGGDGASKTKKGRRSRTVFTELQLMGLEKRFEKQKYLSTPDRIDLAESLGLSQLQVKTWYQNRRMKWKKIVLQGGGLESPTKPKGRPKKNSIPSSDQILEQERTGDASSSQSDTNQEE, encoded by the exons ATGATGCACCATCCGCTGGAGATAGGTGGACACTACTACCCTGCAGACCACAGATCTCACAGATACAGGAGTTTCATGATAGAAGAGATTCTAACAGATCACCCGGATGACACGGTGTCTCCTCCATCCGGGGATTTGCTTAAATTCGGGGTTCACGCGCTTCTATCGGCACGGCCGTATCCAAACCACTTAG TTCTGAAAGCAGATCAGTCCGGTATGCTGAAGTTTCCGGTATCGCCGCTCTCCTGCCAGTTAGGGGCACCGCTGGGTTCCGCCCTTCTGTCCGGAGCTTCAGCCACCCACCACCTCCCGCTGGACCTCCACCTGCGGGGGAAGCTCGAGGCCGGGGGCGACGGCGCGAGCAAGACGAAGAAAGGCCGGCGGAGCAGGACGGTGTTTACCGAGCTCCAGCTGATGGGTCTGGAAAAAAGATTCGAGAAGCAGAAATACCTCTCAACACCTGACAG AATAGACCTAGCAGAGTCTTTAGGCCTTAGCCAACTTCAGGTCAAAACGTGGTATCAAAACAGAAGAATGAAGTGGAAGAAAATT GTATTACAAGGAGGCGGACTGGAATCTCCAACCAAACCCAAAGGCAGGCCGAAGAAGAACTCCATCCCCTCGAGTGATCAGATATTGGAGCAGGAGAGGACAGGAGATGCTTCTTCATCACAATCTGACACCAACCAAGAGGAATAA